Proteins co-encoded in one Anguilla anguilla isolate fAngAng1 chromosome 16, fAngAng1.pri, whole genome shotgun sequence genomic window:
- the dnaaf4 gene encoding dynein assembly factor 4, axonemal produces MPVIVQDYSWTQSETMINISVPLKGMKPGKVDIFATDEYLKVSFPPFLFEVFLFKPIDDDKSVAKIGNGVVIFSLHKKNEGVWEQLSLKNDDKDKLKEIRERAVLKAQEKSEADLKAKATRKQEEKKYALESMMKLEDEERARIKRIKEEEREKVTVEMEAWKIKQKQEVEKETAQRMQMIMDEEHKQTKSDATSVSRSAEHKAKVKQGCQNKSIKPKQVTLPAPRCSGNIKVKFTPRVFPTALRESRVAEEEEWLKKQAEARRASSTDAPEFSDLKEEERNPDWLKEKGNKLFATGNYLAAVSAYNLAIQLNRNIPALYSNRAACHLKLRNLHKAVEDSSKALTLLMPAVPDNAAARLKAHLRRGTAFCELELYAEGLQDYQSALKIDPHNEAVQADAEKIRQIIQGSLAGPSDFQEEHVRH; encoded by the exons ATGCCTGTAATAGTCCAAGATTACTCGTGGACGCAATCGGAAACTATGATTAATATAAGTGTACCCTTGAAAGGAATGAAACCTGGAAAAGTGGACATATTTGCCACAGATGAATATCTTAAG GTCAGTTTCCcaccatttttatttgaagtctTCCTTTTCAAACCAATTGATGATGACAAAAGCGTCGCAAAAATCGGAAACGGTGTGGTCATTTTCAGTTTGCACAAGAAGAATGAGGGAGTATGGGAACAGCTTTCGTTGAAAAACG ATGACAAGGATAAGTTGaaagagatcagagagagagcagtgcttAAAGCCCAGGAAAAGTCAGAAGCTGACCTAAAAGCCAAAGCCACaagaaaacaagaagaaaagaaatatgCTCTGGAGAGTATGATGAAG CTGGAAGATGAAGAGAGGGCAAGAATTAAGAGGATTAAGGAAGAGGAGCGCGAGAAAGTGACAGTGGAGATGGAGGCTtggaaaattaaacagaaacaagAGGTAGAAAAAGAGACGGCACAACGGATGCAAATGATCATGGATGAAGAACACAAGCAGACGAAGTCAGATGCAACATCTGTATCCAGGTCTGCAGAACACAAAGCCAAGGTCAAACAag GTTGCCAAAACAAGTCCATTAAGCCAAAACAGGTGACTTTGCCAGCTCCAAGATGCTCTGGCAATATTAAAGTAAAGTTCACTCCACGAGTGTTTCCCACAGCACTGCGAGAATCCAGGGTAGCCGAAGAAGAGGAG TGGCTTAAAAAGCAGGCTGAGGCCAGGAGAGCTAGCAGTACGGATGCACCAGAGTTCAGTGACCTGAAGGAAGAGGAAAGGAACCCTGACTGGCTGAAGGAGAAGGGAAA caAACTGTTTGCAACTGGTAACTATCTGGCCGCTGTCAGTGCCTATAATCTGGCCATACAGCTCAACAGAAACATTCCTGCCCTGTACTCCAACCGTGCTGCCTGTCATCTCAAATTGAGAAATCTACATAAAGCCGTAGAAGACTCCTCTAAG GCGCTTACACTACTGATGCCAGCAGTTCCTGATAATGCAGCGGCCAGACTGAAAGCTCACCTGAGACGAGGCACTGCCTTCTGTGAGCTGGAACTTTACGCTGAAG GTCTTCAGGATTACCAGTCAGCTCTGAAGATTGACCCTCACAATGAAGCCGTTCAAGCAGATGCAGAAAAGATCAGGCAAATCATTCAGGGAAGCCTGGCTGGTCCCTCTGATTTCCAAGAGGAGCATGTCAGGCATTGA